The proteins below are encoded in one region of Candidatus Thiodiazotropha sp. LNASS1:
- a CDS encoding tetratricopeptide repeat protein, which translates to MFITLAACNGTAPKRKAFTNLEIADSAYEQGRWVEAEQHYHAITEIAPNDFYAWFRLGNSRLHQANIEAAIHAYESSLQRDPRQPKPHHNLAEAYLMKAHQSLQRAQSLAEESSYERLAIESKLKKLREIIYKPISDIPSPAKGLIRY; encoded by the coding sequence GTGTTTATTACACTTGCAGCATGCAACGGAACTGCTCCCAAGCGGAAGGCATTTACAAATCTTGAGATTGCCGACAGTGCCTATGAGCAGGGCAGGTGGGTTGAAGCGGAGCAACACTATCATGCAATTACTGAGATTGCCCCCAATGATTTCTATGCCTGGTTCAGACTTGGAAACTCACGGCTCCATCAGGCCAATATCGAGGCCGCGATTCATGCCTATGAATCATCACTACAGCGTGACCCGAGGCAACCGAAACCACATCACAATCTGGCGGAAGCCTATTTGATGAAAGCGCATCAGTCGTTACAGAGGGCACAGAGCTTGGCTGAGGAATCAAGTTATGAACGGCTGGCGATAGAGTCCAAGCTCAAAAAACTGCGGGAAATCATCTACAAACCGATCAGTGATATTCCTTCGCCGGCAAAAGGGTTGATCCGTTACTAA
- a CDS encoding ATPase, T2SS/T4P/T4SS family — protein MFDIHYQQGRKRRTRYTVKGDRCVIGSARHSDLVFKHRHIAKRHATLFSQNNQIHIEDLGSITGTWVNRERVINYGPLTDNDEITIGDVILRVEFDPSKASSAISQHPVEESPDASRETKEPVQETNPVNSLIDEQGKVILYWTRIIHEQLISEMDLRRKDVHSMSDEQLRVEAETLIDQIIGRITSDLPADIDITKLRSSVINEAVGLGPLERFLEDDSITEIMVNNHQEVFVERAGKLINSGENFSSDQAVMSVIERIITPLGRRIDEGSPMVDARLKDGSRVNAIIPPLAIKGPSLTIRKFAKHRLTFNDIIDYGSINQEMVDFLRVCVEQRKNIIVSGGTGSGKTTLLNVLSSFIPDGERIVTVEDAAELKLYQPNLVSLEAKPANIEGRGAVTIRELVKNTLRMRPDRIIVGECRGGEALDMLQAMNTGHDGSLTTAHANSPRDALSRLEVMVLMAGMDLPVTAIREQIASAVNIIVQQTRYACGSRKISKITEVTGIEGNTIQLQDIFEFRQRGFNEHGKVWGEFVASGFVPSFYESIKSIGVPVDLSIFGNEKDEFH, from the coding sequence ATGTTTGATATTCATTACCAACAAGGCCGCAAGCGCCGAACTCGCTACACTGTAAAGGGAGACAGGTGTGTAATCGGCAGCGCACGTCATAGCGATCTGGTATTCAAGCATCGACATATTGCGAAAAGACATGCAACACTATTTTCGCAAAACAACCAGATACATATTGAGGACCTGGGAAGTATCACGGGAACCTGGGTCAATAGAGAGCGTGTTATCAACTATGGTCCTTTGACAGACAATGACGAGATTACAATCGGTGATGTCATACTGAGAGTAGAGTTTGATCCAAGCAAGGCAAGTTCTGCAATATCGCAACACCCTGTTGAAGAGAGTCCAGACGCAAGTCGGGAAACAAAAGAGCCGGTACAGGAAACTAATCCTGTCAATAGCCTGATCGATGAACAAGGAAAGGTTATTCTCTACTGGACAAGAATAATCCACGAACAGCTGATATCTGAGATGGATCTCCGTCGCAAAGACGTGCACAGCATGTCTGATGAACAGTTAAGGGTCGAGGCAGAAACACTGATAGATCAAATCATTGGTCGCATCACATCAGATCTCCCCGCTGATATCGACATAACAAAGCTTCGTAGTAGTGTGATTAACGAGGCTGTTGGTCTTGGGCCGCTTGAGCGTTTTCTTGAAGACGATTCAATTACGGAGATCATGGTCAACAATCACCAGGAAGTTTTTGTAGAACGTGCCGGCAAATTGATCAATAGCGGTGAAAACTTCAGTAGTGACCAAGCCGTCATGTCGGTCATTGAACGCATTATTACTCCGTTGGGCAGACGTATTGATGAAGGAAGTCCAATGGTCGATGCCCGTTTAAAGGATGGCTCTCGCGTAAACGCCATCATCCCACCATTGGCCATTAAGGGACCTAGCCTGACAATCAGAAAATTCGCTAAACATCGATTGACATTCAACGACATCATAGATTATGGATCGATCAATCAGGAAATGGTTGATTTTCTCAGGGTTTGTGTAGAGCAGCGCAAGAATATCATTGTATCCGGCGGTACCGGTTCGGGTAAGACCACCTTGCTGAATGTGTTGTCAAGCTTCATCCCGGATGGTGAGCGCATAGTCACCGTGGAAGACGCTGCCGAGCTTAAACTTTACCAACCTAATCTGGTATCACTGGAGGCAAAACCGGCAAATATAGAGGGGCGTGGTGCTGTCACCATTCGTGAATTGGTGAAGAACACGCTACGTATGCGTCCTGATCGTATTATCGTTGGTGAATGCCGGGGAGGCGAGGCCCTTGACATGCTGCAGGCAATGAATACCGGTCATGATGGTTCACTCACTACGGCACATGCCAACAGTCCAAGGGATGCACTTTCAAGGCTTGAGGTAATGGTGTTGATGGCAGGTATGGATCTGCCGGTCACGGCGATTCGTGAACAGATAGCCTCTGCGGTCAACATTATTGTTCAGCAGACACGATATGCCTGTGGTTCCAGGAAAATTTCCAAAATTACAGAGGTTACCGGTATTGAGGGTAATACGATACAGCTACAGGATATCTTCGAATTCAGGCAGCGTGGATTCAACGAACATGGAAAAGTGTGGGGAGAGTTTGTTGCCTCTGGTTTCGTGCCCTCCTTCTATGAGTCAATAAAATCAATTGGCGTTCCGGTTGATTTATCAATCTTCGGAAACGAAAAAGACGAATTCCATTGA
- a CDS encoding type II and III secretion system protein family protein — protein sequence MISKVLQTVITLYMVMMATSVYAKNVDLFIGEVRILGKVAVDRVAIGQAGIIKLEILSTDELLVIGEKAGSTSLRLWNKDGSYSQYNIRVTEQDPEKRVRMDSMIRISVKMVEFRKSALSKLGIDWSTDLDGPTFATVGDFVTNSLFRSPTSAIDGTPLPLNVKPFASYFGIATALTSRINLLASDGDAVVLSEPVLSCVNGGTAKFISGGEYPIPVTGTNGGTSVEFKQYGIKLDISPRVNNEKQIYTTIKAEVSEIDTSTTVLDVPGILKNETETIVNVHSGQTIVISGLLKAKQGRGTSKVPGLGDLPVLGGLFKSNDIQHEMSEMVVFLTPEVVEIDDTYDQRARNLLGVRNNAVNQLKKELEFSILD from the coding sequence GTGATTAGTAAAGTCTTACAAACAGTCATCACCTTATATATGGTGATGATGGCAACCAGTGTTTATGCAAAGAATGTCGATCTGTTTATTGGTGAGGTCAGGATACTCGGTAAAGTAGCTGTTGACCGTGTTGCGATTGGACAGGCGGGTATAATCAAACTAGAGATTCTTAGTACGGATGAGTTACTGGTCATTGGCGAAAAGGCAGGAAGTACCTCCTTGCGTCTGTGGAATAAGGATGGAAGTTATAGTCAGTACAATATTCGGGTAACAGAGCAAGATCCTGAAAAGCGTGTTCGGATGGATAGTATGATAAGGATCAGTGTCAAGATGGTTGAGTTCAGAAAAAGTGCGCTCTCCAAGCTTGGTATAGACTGGTCGACGGATTTAGACGGACCAACCTTTGCGACAGTCGGCGATTTTGTAACGAACTCCCTATTCAGGTCGCCAACCTCAGCAATTGATGGCACACCACTACCTCTCAATGTGAAGCCCTTCGCGTCTTACTTTGGTATAGCGACAGCGTTGACATCACGCATAAATCTACTGGCATCAGACGGTGATGCTGTCGTGTTGTCAGAGCCGGTTCTCAGCTGCGTCAATGGTGGTACTGCCAAATTTATATCCGGTGGTGAGTATCCTATCCCCGTGACCGGTACAAATGGTGGAACCAGCGTGGAATTCAAGCAGTATGGAATAAAGCTGGATATTTCACCGCGGGTAAATAATGAAAAGCAGATATATACAACCATAAAAGCAGAAGTCAGTGAGATCGACACGTCTACAACTGTGTTGGATGTGCCGGGTATTTTAAAGAATGAAACGGAGACAATAGTTAATGTTCATTCCGGTCAGACAATCGTTATATCGGGATTGTTAAAAGCTAAACAGGGCAGAGGCACCAGTAAGGTTCCAGGACTGGGTGATTTACCTGTACTTGGCGGCCTTTTCAAGAGTAATGATATTCAGCATGAAATGTCAGAAATGGTGGTCTTTCTCACACCCGAGGTTGTTGAAATTGACGATACCTATGATCAAAGGGCAAGAAACCTGTTGGGGGTTAGAAACAATGCTGTTAATCAACTAAAGAAAGAGCTTGAATTCAGCATCCTGGATTAG
- a CDS encoding type II secretion system F family protein produces MEFIIVSVMFGGVVSLIIWNTYRVFAVVPDQDRSYLDRPPLGFRLTWPLVSAFVHYFGPLITQNYRIVTLLRLRKAGIDYMLSPDQFFAGKVIAAVVFSLFVYVLLSLIGSNAWYMMALGLVGGFFYPELWLREATEERNKSIFRELPFYLDIIILAVESGTNFTGGLQQAINKASDGPLRQEFSRVLRDIRAGKPRADSLRDLGDRVDTESIRNVVSSIIQAEKTGSSLGPVLKAQADQLRSTRFQKAEKLAMEAPVKLLGPLVMFIFPNTFLIIIFVILSSAIQKGVLTWPVFKPLVWAFNWPG; encoded by the coding sequence GTGGAATTTATAATCGTCAGCGTAATGTTCGGTGGGGTGGTTAGCCTGATAATCTGGAACACATATCGGGTGTTCGCCGTGGTTCCGGATCAGGATAGATCCTATCTGGACCGACCACCATTGGGATTTCGACTGACATGGCCGCTTGTCAGTGCATTCGTACACTATTTCGGGCCGCTGATTACCCAAAATTATCGCATTGTCACATTGTTAAGGCTAAGGAAAGCAGGGATCGACTATATGTTGAGTCCTGACCAGTTCTTTGCGGGTAAAGTTATTGCGGCTGTAGTGTTTTCACTTTTCGTCTATGTGTTGCTGAGTCTGATCGGGTCCAATGCATGGTATATGATGGCGCTCGGCCTGGTCGGTGGTTTCTTCTATCCGGAATTATGGTTACGTGAAGCAACAGAGGAACGTAATAAAAGTATATTTAGAGAGTTGCCGTTCTATCTCGATATCATCATTCTGGCCGTAGAATCGGGAACCAATTTTACCGGTGGACTGCAACAGGCCATCAATAAGGCATCGGACGGTCCTCTCAGGCAAGAATTCAGTCGCGTTCTCAGGGATATTCGAGCAGGAAAACCCAGGGCGGATTCACTGCGCGACTTGGGCGATCGTGTAGACACTGAAAGCATAAGAAACGTCGTCAGTAGTATTATCCAGGCTGAAAAGACAGGTTCGAGTCTCGGGCCTGTACTCAAAGCGCAGGCCGATCAATTGAGGTCGACCCGATTCCAGAAAGCGGAAAAACTGGCCATGGAGGCGCCGGTCAAGTTACTCGGCCCGCTGGTTATGTTTATTTTTCCCAACACCTTTTTGATCATCATCTTTGTCATCCTTAGCAGTGCGATTCAAAAGGGTGTGTTGACATGGCCTGTATTCAAGCCATTGGTATGGGCCTTTAACTGGCCAGGTTAG
- a CDS encoding DUF192 domain-containing protein: MKRIRLKKHATEDDPAKGSPALEAWVADSYLTRLRGLLGKKRLDDSDGLLLERCASVHTFWMRYPLDLVFMDKKGKVVKCQEGVKPFRTASARGAYYTLELNQGVISKQGISESDHFYW, translated from the coding sequence ATGAAACGTATCAGGCTCAAAAAACATGCTACTGAAGACGATCCTGCCAAAGGGTCTCCTGCACTCGAAGCATGGGTGGCGGATAGCTATTTGACTCGCCTGCGAGGTCTATTAGGAAAAAAGCGGCTTGACGATTCTGATGGTTTATTGCTTGAGCGCTGCGCATCAGTACATACATTTTGGATGCGTTATCCACTGGATCTGGTCTTTATGGACAAGAAGGGTAAGGTGGTGAAGTGTCAGGAGGGTGTCAAGCCCTTTCGTACTGCATCGGCACGTGGAGCCTACTACACACTGGAACTGAACCAGGGAGTGATCAGTAAACAGGGTATTTCCGAGAGTGATCATTTTTATTGGTAA
- a CDS encoding type II secretion system F family protein yields MDINFILALVFIAISAVIWVLLGFSVHGYERYQSVFTEQTESKLENLFLFVDAKKMFLLNVASLLALPVVIYFFTGSFFYIALAVLVLLVMPKLLLMRMEAKRKEKLIHALPDALTQIASGMSAGQTFLSAVETMVNETKGPISQEFSLVLREQRLGMSLSEAMDNLAERVQTEEFDLVVTATQIANDVGGNLSEIFRRLSDSLRRKMEMEGKIKALTSQGILQGWVVGLLPFFIIGALYFVDRENIAPIFTNLLGWIFLAVIIILEIIGGLMIRKIVNIDI; encoded by the coding sequence ATGGATATCAATTTTATTCTTGCGCTCGTATTTATAGCTATCAGTGCCGTAATCTGGGTACTGTTGGGATTCAGTGTGCATGGCTATGAGCGCTATCAATCGGTATTTACAGAGCAAACTGAGAGCAAACTTGAGAACCTGTTTCTGTTTGTAGATGCAAAAAAAATGTTTTTGCTGAACGTGGCATCATTGCTGGCGCTACCGGTTGTCATCTACTTTTTTACCGGATCTTTTTTCTATATCGCACTGGCGGTCCTTGTATTGCTGGTAATGCCGAAATTATTGCTCATGCGTATGGAGGCCAAGCGCAAGGAGAAACTTATTCATGCACTACCTGATGCATTGACACAGATTGCTAGTGGTATGAGTGCCGGCCAGACTTTCCTTTCAGCTGTGGAAACCATGGTGAATGAGACCAAGGGACCTATAAGCCAGGAATTTTCACTGGTTCTAAGGGAGCAGAGGCTTGGTATGAGCCTATCCGAAGCGATGGATAATCTTGCTGAGCGAGTACAGACCGAAGAATTTGATTTGGTTGTCACAGCAACACAAATTGCAAACGATGTGGGTGGTAACCTATCGGAAATATTCCGCCGATTGTCGGATAGCCTGAGGCGGAAGATGGAGATGGAGGGCAAGATCAAGGCGCTCACATCTCAGGGAATCTTGCAGGGCTGGGTGGTCGGTTTATTGCCATTTTTCATTATCGGCGCACTCTATTTTGTCGATCGTGAAAATATCGCACCAATATTCACCAATCTGCTTGGTTGGATCTTTTTAGCCGTCATCATAATCCTTGAGATCATTGGTGGGTTAATGATTCGAAAAATAGTCAATATAGATATTTAA